The following are from one region of the Bufo gargarizans isolate SCDJY-AF-19 unplaced genomic scaffold, ASM1485885v1 original_scaffold_2038_pilon, whole genome shotgun sequence genome:
- the LOC122923897 gene encoding zona pellucida sperm-binding protein 3-like, translated as MLLGIRWSWLLVVLIYGSGFSSSLVRHRRQPDTQWRNYQPGWGSSRTVSAVGSPRRNILSPVSGIGSLRGSGPVSGWGRMYPGVGIQSRQLTQPPPIISNPSSPVRVQCAEDSMVVTVKRDFYGNGRMVNPSDLVLGTCTASSQASVTTVVFQIALQDCGSNLEMTSDILIYKINLSYNPTTSPNVPIIRSSPAVVPIWCYYPRFGNVSSNAIKPTWAPYSTTVSSEERLSFSLTLMTEDWSAPRQSLVYQLGEIFYIEAFVNIGNHVPMMLFVDSCVATLTPDETSNPHYDIIAYNGCLIDGILGESSSAFVSPRSEANKLRFTVDAFRSLTIYITCHLRAADINQTPDPMNKACSYNKATSSWSPVEGPSANCQCCNTGNCATVGSRRTAWGPQPARSRGVGKRDVGSHLEKYTLARLGPLLVTGSKPNQVSKEGISQASRMGVEEPLQLWVLVAMGSITSVVVAVTLIVSAKCLLKKLSHK; from the exons ATGTTGTTAGGGATTAGGTGGAGTTGGCTGCTTGTGGTTCTTATCTATGGGTCAGGCTTTAGCAGTTCCTTGGTTAGACACCGGCGCCAGCCAGACACTCAGTGGAGGAATTATCAGCCTGGATGGGGATCTTCTAGAACTGTATCTGCAGTAGGTTCTCCTAGGAGAAATATTTTGTCTCCAGTTTCTGGAATTGGGTCTCTGAGAGGTTCTGGTCCTGTGTCTGGCTGGGGTCGCATGTATCCTGGAGTAGGTATTCAGTCCAGACAGCTTACACAGCCCCCACCAATTATTTCAAACCCATCATCCCCTGTCCGTGTGCAGTGTGCTGAGGACAGTATGGTGGTGACTGTAAAGAGAGACTTCTATGGTAATGGTAGGATGGTGAATCCTTCAGACCTGGTCCTTGGGACCTGCACAGCTAGCTCTCAGGCTTCAGTTACTACTGTAGTCTTTCAAATTGCTCTTCAAGACTGTGGAAGCAACCTAGAG ATGACTTCAGATATACTTATCTACAAGATCAACTTGTCTTACAACCCCACCACCTCCCCCAATGTGCCCATCATTAGATCCAGTCCTGCAGTGGTTCCCATCTGGTGTTACTACCCACG ATTTGGCAATGTAAGCAGCAATGCCATCAAGCCAACATGGGCTCCCTACAGCACCACAGTGAGCTCAGAAGAAAGGTTGTCTTTCTCCTTGACTCTCATGACTG AGGACTGGAGTGCTCCTCGTCAATCACTTGTCTACCAGCTTGGTGAGATCTTCTACATAGAGGCCTTTGTGAACATAGGGAACCACGTCCCGATGATGCTGTTTGTTGATAGCTGTGTTGCCACCCTTACTCCAGATGAGACCTCTAATCCTCACTATGACATCATTGCTTATAATGG GTGCTTGATCGATGGGATACTAGGAGAATCCTCTTCAGCCTTTGTTTCTCCAAGATCTGAAGCGAATAAGCTTCGATTCACAGTTGATGCCTTCAGgtcattaaca ATCTACATAACCTGCCACCTGAGAGCTGCTGACATCAACCAGACCCCTGATCCAATGAACAAGGCCTGCTCCTACAACAAGGCTACCAGCAG TTGGTCACCTGTGGAAGGCCCCAGTGCGAACTGCCAGTGCTGCAACACTGGGAACTGTGCTACAGTTGGCAGCCGGAGAACAGCATGGGGCCCACAACCTGCCAGGTCAAGAGGAGTTGGGAAGAGAGATGTCG GTTCTCATCTAGAGAAATACACTCTGGCCAGACTGGGCCCTCTTCTAGTGACTGGATCTAAGCCTAACCAGGTCTCCAAAGAAGGAATTTCCCAAGCTTCCAGAATGGGTGTAGAAGAACCTCTGCAGTTGTGGGTGCTGGTGGCCATGGGCTCAATCACTTCAGTAGTTGTTGCAGTGACTCTTATTGTGTCTGCAAAATGTCTTCTGAAAAAACTGTCTCACAAATAG
- the LOC122923896 gene encoding zona pellucida sperm-binding protein 3-like, whose translation MLLGIRWSWLLVVLIYGSGFSSSLVRHRRQPDTRWRNYQPGWGSSRTVSAVGSPRGNLLSPVSGIGSLRGSGPVSGWGRMYPGVGIQSRQLTQPPPIMPNPSSPVRVQCAEDSMVVTVERDFYGNGRMVNPSDLVLGTCTASSQASVTTVVFQIALQDCGSNLEMTSDILIYKINLSYNPTTSPNVPIIRSSPAVVPIWCYYPRFGNVSSNAIKPTWAPYSTTVSSEERLSFSLTLMTEDWSAPRQSLVYQLGEIFYIEAFVNIENHVPMMLFVDSCVATLTPDETSNPHYDIIAYNGCLIDGILGESSSAFVSPRPEANKLRFTVDAFRFINSDLSMIYITCHLRAADINQTPDPMNKACSYNKATSSWSPVEGPSANCQCCNTGNCATVGSRRTAWGPQPARSRGVGKRDVGSHLEKYTMARLGPLLVTGSKPNQVSKEGISQASRMGVEEPLQLWVLVATGSITSVVVAVTLLVSAKCLLKKLSHK comes from the exons ATGTTGTTAGGGATTAGGTGGAGTTGGTTGCTTGTGGTTCTCATCTATGGGTCAGGCTTTAGCAGTTCCTTGGTTAGACATCGGCGCCAGCCAGACACTCGGTGGAGGAATTATCAGCCTGGATGGGGATCTTCTAGAACTGTATCTGCAGTAGGTTCTCCTAGGGGAAATCTTTTGTCTCCAGTTTCTGGAATTGGGTCTCTGAGAGGTTCTGGTCCTGTGTCTGGCTGGGGTCGCATGTATCCTGGAGTAGGTATTCAGTCCAGACAGCTTACACAGCCCCCACCAATTATGCCAAACCCATCATCCCCTGTCCGTGTGCAGTGTGCTGAGGACAGTATGGTGGTGACTGTAGAGAGAGACTTCTATGGTAATGGTAGGATGGTGAATCCTTCAGACCTGGTCCTTGGGACCTGCACAGCTAGCTCTCAGGCTTCAGTTACTACTGTAGTCTTTCAAATTGCTCTTCAAGACTGTGGAAGCAACCTAGAG ATGACTTCAGATATACTTATCTACAAGATCAACTTGTCTTACAACCCCACCACCTCCCCCAATGTGCCCATCATTAGATCCAGTCCTGCAGTGGTTCCCATCTGGTGTTACTACCCACG ATTTGGCAATGTAAGCAGCAATGCCATCAAGCCAACATGGGCTCCCTACAGCACCACAGTGAGCTCAGAAGAAAGGTTGTCTTTCTCCTTGACTCTCATGACTG AGGACTGGAGTGCTCCTCGTCAATCACTTGTCTACCAGCTTGGTGAGATCTTCTACATAGAGGCCTTTGTGAACATAGAGAACCACGTCCCGATGATGCTGTTTGTTGATAGCTGTGTTGCCACCCTTACTCCAGATGAGACCTCAAATCCTCACTATGACATCATTGCTTATAATGG GTGCTTGATCGATGGGATACTAGGAGAATCCTCTTCAGCCTTTGTTTCTCCAAGACCTGAAGCTAATAAGCTTCGATTCACAGTTGATGCCTTCAGGttcattaacagtgacctttctATG ATCTACATAACCTGCCACCTGAGAGCTGCTGACATCAACCAGACCCCTGATCCAATGAACAAGGCCTGCTCCTACAACAAGGCTACCAGCAG TTGGTCACCTGTGGAAGGCCCCAGTGCGAACTGCCAGTGCTGCAACACTGGGAACTGTGCTACAGTTGGCAGCCGGAGAACAGCATGGGGCCCACAACCTGCCAGGTCAAGAGGAGTTGGGAAAAGAGATGTCG GTTCTCATCTAGAGAAATACACTATGGCCAGACTGGGCCCTCTTCTAGTGACTGGATCGAAGCCTAACCAGGTCTCCAAAGAAGGAATTTCCCAAGCTTCCAGAATGGGTGTAGAAGAACCTCTGCAGTTGTGGGTGCTGGTGGCCACGGGCTCAATCACTTCAGTAGTTGTTGCAGTGACTCTTCTTGTGTCTGCAAAATGTCTTCTGAAAAAACTGTCTCACAAATAG